In Desulfomicrobium macestii, the DNA window CGTGTCATTCCCGCGCAGGCGGGAATCCATGCCTTTTGTTTCCGCTTTCTTGAGGACCGCAGCCGGTCCTCAAGGGGCGCCCGGCCCTAGATGGTCCGGGCTTCCTCGACCAGTTCAAAGGCTTCGATGATATCTCCGGACTTGATATCATTGAAGTTCTCCAGGCCCGCACCGCAGTCGTAGCCCTTGGTCACTTCCTTGGCGTCATCCTTGAATCGCTTCAGGGAGCTGAGCTTGCCGGTGTAGATGACCACACCGTCGCGCAGCAGACGGACGTTGGCGTTGCGCTTGAGCTTGCCGTCACTGACCATGCAGCCTGCGATATTGCCGATCTTTGGCACGCTGAATACCTGCTGCACGTCGGCCTGGCCGAGGTACACTTCCTTGATGTCGGGAGAGAGCATGCCGGACATGGCCGCCTTGATGTCATCCACGAGCTTGTAGATGATGTCGTAGAAGCGGATGTCGACCTTTTCCTGCTCCGCCACTTCCTTGATCTTGGCCGTGGGACGGATGTTGAACCCGATGATGAGGGCGTTGGAGGCCGATGCCAGCAGAATGTCGGATTCAGTGATGGCCCCGGCGCCGCCATGGATGAGGGCGATCTTGATCTCGTCCGTGGACAGCTTGCGCAAGGCCTCGGAGATTGCTTCAAGGGAGCCCTGCACGTCGGCTTTCAAGAGCAGGTTCAGGTTCTGGGCCTCTTCGCCGGCCTTGGTGGCCAGGAAGCTTTCGAGGGTGACCTTGGATTCCTTGGCCAGTTCCTTGTCGCGATGCTTGACGCGGCGTTCTTCGGCGATCTTGCGGGCAACCTTCTCGTCCTTGACGATGACGAACTCGTCGCCTGCTTCGGGGATGCCTTCAAAACCCTGGATCTCCGTCGGGATGGCCGGTCCGGCGGTCTTGATCTGTCGGCCCTGGTCATCGAACATGGCGCGGACCTTGCCACTGATCAGGCCGCACACGAAGGCGTCGCCCTGGGTGATCTGGCCTTCCTGGATGAGAACCGTGCCCACGGGGCCGCGGCCCTTGTCCAGCTTGGCTTCGACCACGTGGCCGCGGCCGGGCTTGTCCGGGTTGGCCTTGAGGTCGAGCACTTCGGCCTGCAGCAGGATAAGTTCGAGCAATTCGTCCAGGCCTTCGCGCTTCTTGGCGGAGACGTGGGCGAAGATGGTATCGCCGCCCCAGTCCTCGGGCATGAGTCCAAGATCGGACAGTTCGCGCTTGACGCGGTCGGGGTCGGCCCCTTCCTTGTCCATCTTGTTCACGGCCACGACGATGGGCACGCCCGCCGCCTTGGAGTGGCTGACGGCTTCCTTGGTCTGCTCCATGACGCCGTCATCGGCGGCCACGACCAGGACGACGATGTCCGTGACCTTGGCGCCACGGGCGCGCATGGTGGTGAACGCCTCATGGCCGGGGGTGTCCAGGAAGACGATCTCGCCGCGTGACGTGGCCACGTGGTAGGCGCCGATGTGCTGGGTGATGCCGCCGGCTTCGCCCGATGCCACGCTGGTGGAGCGGATGGCGTCCAGGAGCGAGGTCTTGCCGTGGTCGACGTGGCCCATGATGGTCACGACAGGGGGACGGGGCTTCAAGTCCTCGGCCTTGTCGGCCTCCTTGGGCAGCAGGAAGTCGTCTTCGGAGAATCCGGCCCTTTCCACTTCATATTTGAATTCGGCAGCCAGGAGCAGGGCCGTGTCGAAATCCAGGGACTGGTTGATGGTGGCCATCACACCCAGGGAAAAGAGCTTTTTGATCAGGTCCTGGGCCTTGATGCCCATCTGATGGGCCAGGTCGGTCAGCCTGATGGTGTCGTCGATGCGAATCTTGCGCTTGGACGCCTTGAGCGGCTGCGTGTTCTGTGCCTGGGCCCGGGCTCCACCGGCTCTGCGAGCCTCGGCACGCTGGGCCTTCTTGCCCTTGCCCATGGAGAATTCTTCCTTGCGGTACAGATCGGCTGCCTCCACCGTGCGGCGACCCTTCTTTTTCTTGCCGCGGCTGTCCTTGGTACCCTCGGTTTCAGGGGCGGGACGTGGCGGAGCTCCGAGGTTGGCCGGTCCGGAGGGACGCGGAGCGCTCGGGCGCTGACCACCGGGGCCGCCGGGGCCACCTGGGCCGGAAGGACGTCCGCCCGGTCCGGAGGGACGCGGGGTATAGCCTGCCGGACCCATGGGGCGCGCTGCCGGTCCCATGGGACGAACCGGCTGGCCGTCCACGCGGGTGTCGGGAAATTCGACGATGGTGGGCCGGGAGATGATCTTGACCTGAACGGACGGAGGAGCGGGCTTGGCTTTTTTGGTCTTCTTGCGGGCGCGCTTGGCTTCCTCGGACTCGCCTTCGGTTTCCGCGGTTGTCTCGTCTCCGGCTTCACCGGGAGTCTCGGCAGGTGCCTGAACGGTCTTTTCGGCGGTTGCGGCATCGGCATCGGCCGATTCAGCGGCCACCGGCTCGGCAGGGACCTCTTCGACGGAAACCGGAGCTTCGGCGATCGGAGCCTCGGCCACAGGCGTCTCTTCCTTCGCGGATTCCTCGGGCGCGGCCTTGGCGCTGGAGACTTCCTCGATGATGCGCGCCGGGGTGACGATGACCGCCCTCGAAGGCTTGCGCGCCGTGGACTTCTCGGTCGCCTCGGCCGTTTCAGTCACAGTCTTGGCTGGCGCTTCTGCCGGGGTCTCGGCGGGAGTTCCGTCCTTGGGCTGTGCTTCGCCGTCCGTTTCCGGGGTTTCGGCCTCGGCGGCAGAGACCTTGTGCCGCTTGCGCACGATGACGCCAGAGGTGGCGCGCGTGTCCACGACCTGGGGCGCGGCGGCCCGGTTCTGGTGGTGATTGCGGACCTGTCCGACTTCTTCGTCGGTCAGGCTGCTCATATGGCTCTTGGCCGGGATTTTGAGTTCCCGCAATAACGTCATCAAATCCTTGCTGGAGATATCAAGCTCCGTGGCAAGGTCTCTCACCCGCAATCTAGTGGACATGCCCAACCCCCTTACATTTCTTCTGCCAGCCCTTGAATCGCTCGAATTTGTTCCGGCACGCCGCATCGCGGCAAAGATAAAAACCCCGTCCCGGTGTTTTTCCGGTGCTGTCAGCGGTCAGAGTGAGCTCTCCGTGAACAGGGCAGGTAA includes these proteins:
- the infB gene encoding translation initiation factor IF-2; amino-acid sequence: MSTRLRVRDLATELDISSKDLMTLLRELKIPAKSHMSSLTDEEVGQVRNHHQNRAAAPQVVDTRATSGVIVRKRHKVSAAEAETPETDGEAQPKDGTPAETPAEAPAKTVTETAEATEKSTARKPSRAVIVTPARIIEEVSSAKAAPEESAKEETPVAEAPIAEAPVSVEEVPAEPVAAESADADAATAEKTVQAPAETPGEAGDETTAETEGESEEAKRARKKTKKAKPAPPSVQVKIISRPTIVEFPDTRVDGQPVRPMGPAARPMGPAGYTPRPSGPGGRPSGPGGPGGPGGQRPSAPRPSGPANLGAPPRPAPETEGTKDSRGKKKKGRRTVEAADLYRKEEFSMGKGKKAQRAEARRAGGARAQAQNTQPLKASKRKIRIDDTIRLTDLAHQMGIKAQDLIKKLFSLGVMATINQSLDFDTALLLAAEFKYEVERAGFSEDDFLLPKEADKAEDLKPRPPVVTIMGHVDHGKTSLLDAIRSTSVASGEAGGITQHIGAYHVATSRGEIVFLDTPGHEAFTTMRARGAKVTDIVVLVVAADDGVMEQTKEAVSHSKAAGVPIVVAVNKMDKEGADPDRVKRELSDLGLMPEDWGGDTIFAHVSAKKREGLDELLELILLQAEVLDLKANPDKPGRGHVVEAKLDKGRGPVGTVLIQEGQITQGDAFVCGLISGKVRAMFDDQGRQIKTAGPAIPTEIQGFEGIPEAGDEFVIVKDEKVARKIAEERRVKHRDKELAKESKVTLESFLATKAGEEAQNLNLLLKADVQGSLEAISEALRKLSTDEIKIALIHGGAGAITESDILLASASNALIIGFNIRPTAKIKEVAEQEKVDIRFYDIIYKLVDDIKAAMSGMLSPDIKEVYLGQADVQQVFSVPKIGNIAGCMVSDGKLKRNANVRLLRDGVVIYTGKLSSLKRFKDDAKEVTKGYDCGAGLENFNDIKSGDIIEAFELVEEARTI
- a CDS encoding YlxR family protein — protein: MIPADDKTACAQGPIRMCVICRQRFSKEELYRFTCPVHGELTLTADSTGKTPGRGFYLCRDAACRNKFERFKGWQKKCKGVGHVH